A single region of the Eremothecium gossypii ATCC 10895 chromosome V, complete sequence genome encodes:
- the BRE2 gene encoding Bre2p (Non-syntenic homolog of Saccharomyces cerevisiae YLR015W (BRE2)) → MSAPVISYQEGDLVYTNSDAARPAFPQFVVSHSLDGREFLTTEDTPLNKRHFIYQPCAPNPLLTQMKYCTSEYPYECSGINTMDRSDMLAMEAGSNDCVSVPASCGWRSGRCDVCLKEGMVYWEIELLAGGASAAGEGEDEKKNHQQALNSTPHVRFGIGRRECSLDTPVGCDFYGYGIRDNQLESVHDGKLSQVLPPTRLKPGDRIGLLLMLPSFDEQYEQAMEYTSYKVQALSVTPGNSEFAKKRNKSTNKEFQKALLRNHDPKNIIRDHIAIRYKNQLFFESTDYVRTTKPEYYTSDNRRRADFYQLKGSYLKVFLNGKELGNAFEGLQPFLPPFSELNYNEKFYMNHWKFHSEAIPSRGTDRNSILKNKYTNNGRLGYYPMVSCFNGGVVRIITRKSELKYWNFAVNEGIQRVHTLEELHQQQTGEDIALDIIDELELEAIYGSLKS, encoded by the coding sequence ATGAGTGCCCCAGTTATATCTTACCAGGAGGGCGATCTTGTTTATACAAACTCTGATGCGGCAAGGCCCGCGTTCCCGCAATTTGTCGTTTCCCATTCGTTGGACGGGCGGGAGTTCCTGACTACAGAAGATACGCCTCTGAACAAACGGCATTTCATTTACCAACCATGTGCGCCGAACCCGCTTCTCACGCAGATGAAGTACTGCACGAGCGAGTATCCATATGAGTGCTCGGGGATCAACACCATGGACAGGTCTGACATGCTGGCAATGGAGGCAGGGTCAAACGACTGTGTGAGCGTGCCCGCGAGCTGTGGCTGGcgcagcggccgctgcgACGTATGTCTAAAGGAAGGCATGGTATACTGGGAGATAGAGCTGCTTGCGGGAGGCGCATCTGCAGCAGGGGAGGGCGAGGACGAAAAGAAAAATCATCAGCAGGCGCTGAACTCGACACCCCATGTCCGGTTTGGCATTGGCCGGCGGGAATGCTCATTGGATACTCCGGTTGGTTGTGACTTCTATGGGTATGGGATCCGCGATAACCAGCTGGAATCCGTACACGATGGGAAACTGTCGCAGGTGTTACCGCCAACGCGACTTAAACCCGGCGACCGCATTGGGTTACTTCTCATGCTACCAAGCTTTGATGAGCAATACGAACAAGCTATGGAATATACGAGCTATAAGGTACAGGCACTTTCGGTAACCCCCGGGAATTCCGAGTTTGCGAAGAAACGGAACAAAAGCACAAACAAGGAATTCCAAAAAGCGCTCTTGCGCAACCACGATCCTAAGAACATTATCCGCGACCATATTGCGATTCGATACAAGAATCAGCTTTTTTTTGAGTCGACAGATTATGTGAGAACGACTAAACCTGAATACTATACTTCGGATAACCGGAGGCGTGCCGATTTCTACCAGCTGAAGGGCTCCTATCTGAAGGTATTTCTAAATGGCAAAGAACTGGGGAATGCATTTGAAGGGCTACAGCCTTTTCTGCCGCCATTTAGCGAACTCAACTATAATGAAAAGTTTTACATGAATCACTGGAAGTTTCATTCCGAAGCCATACCCTCGCGCGGGACGGACAGAAATAGCATATTGAAAAACAAGTACACCAATAACGGCAGATTGGGGTATTACCCAATGGTAAGCTGTTTCAATGGTGGTGTGGTGCGCATTATCACCCGTAAATCAGAATTAAAGTACTGGAACTTTGCAGTAAATGAGGGCATACAACGTGTTCATACGCTGGAAGAACTTCACCAACAGCAGACTGGGGAAGATATTGCCCTTGATATTATTGACGAACTCGAACTGGAGGCAATATACGGCAGCTTGAAAAGT
- a CDS encoding dipeptidyl-peptidase III (Syntenic homolog of Saccharomyces cerevisiae YOL057W) — protein sequence MLQSIFKRVSIHSRNTFSILRTMATTNNQLSQLYLAERNAPVIMLSARKFFEQLTQKEKLYAHYLVKAAHCGSRVVLRQVSHESESIFDMLLSIHKVMAGRYHESEENTLFLEYTSQFLSNLGNFNSFGDTKFIPRCTQGHFFSLLKQAGLDKKAKPATNGCPFKTYKELVEIGVYAVDAKSAMLGFPDLGHTTAYYFNCVSKADMQLLQKEVFAALDIMPENIRVKKGDDGNFVILVASAKKKVAENYPTGPVKLSNGRTVKFQFGDHNREMKMIAGYLKKAKEYAANDTQRKMMEEYIKHFTTGDMKAHKESQKLWVKDLAPVVETDTGFIETYRDPAGIIGEYESLVAVRNKEQTKKFAEMVAAAEKFLSLLPWGPEYEKPVFQAPDFTSLEVLAFTGSGIPSGINIPNYDDVRQNVGFKNVSLGNVVSAPIKDQNPTFLSDTDGEIFNKYYIDAYEVQVGIHELLGHGSGKLLSELPDGSFNFDIKNPPLGVDGKPVSTYYAKGETWASKFGPLAGPFEECRAEVISMYLYTNRELLSIFGFTTKEEQDKIIYTSYLVMIRSGLMALDFWDPATKNWGQAHMQARFSILKTFLEYSPNKELLKLTYSQSDFDDLKIELRADLIETAGHESMKDYLRHLHIYKATGDFENGSKYFVDRSTVTPELAKFRDVVRKKKLPRRQFIQANSVLNTKGQVLLREYKSNFEGMIESFVEREY from the coding sequence ATGCTACAGTCGATATTTAAGCGAGTATCGATACATTCGCGTAATACATTTAGCATTCTAAGAACGATGGCTACTACGAACAACCAGCTCAGTCAGTTATACTTGGCGGAACGGAATGCTCCCGTTATTATGCTCAGCGCTCGAAAATTCTTTGAACAGCTAACTCAGAAGGAGAAACTATATGCCCACTACCTCGTTAAGGCGGCCCATTGCGGCTCGCGTGTGGTATTACGCCAAGTGTCTCACGAAAGCGAATCGATCTTTGATATGTTACTAAGTATCCATAAAGTGATGGCCGGGCGCTACCATGAATCAGAAGAGAATACTCTCTTCTTAGAGTATACTTCTCAATTCCTTAGCAACTTGGGGAACTTCAATTCATTTGGTGACACTAAGTTTATTCCGCGCTGTACCCAAGGGCACTTCTTTTCCCTTTTGAAACAAGCCGGCCTCGACAAGAAAGCGAAGCCTGCCACTAATGGATGTCCATTTAAAACCTATAAAGAATTAGTGGAGATTGGCGTCTATGCCGTTGATGCCAAATCTGCAATGCTAGGTTTCCCGGATCTTGGTCATACGACGGCTTATTACTTTAACTGCGTTAGTAAAGCCGACATGCAGTTGTTGCAGAAGGAAGTCTTTGCCGCACTCGATATTATGCCAGAGAATATCAGAGTGAAGAAAGGCGATGATGGGAACTTTGTAATTCTAGTTGCGTCTGCAAAGAAGAAGGTCGCAGAGAACTATCCTACGGGGCCTGTAAAATTGTCTAATGGTCGCACTGTGAAGTTTCAGTTTGGTGACCATAACCGTGAGATGAAGATGATCGCAGGATATTTGAAGAAGGCGAAGGAGTATGCTGCAAATGACACACAGCGCAAGATGATGGAGGAATATATCAAGCATTTCACTACGGGTGACATGAAAGCCCACAAGGAATCACAGAAATTATGGGTCAAAGATCTTGCTCCTGTAGTTGAAACAGATACAGGCTTCATCGAGACATACAGGGATCCTGCAGGTATCATAGGCGAGTATGAATCTCTTGTTGCCGTAAGGAACAAAGAACAGACCAAAAAATTTGCTGAAATGGTGGCAGCTGCGGAAAAGTTCCTTTCTCTACTTCCTTGGGGGCCTGAATATGAGAAGCCAGTATTCCAGGCACCCGACTTCACTTCTTTGGAAGTTTTAGCGTTCACTGGGAGCGGCATTCCTTCTGGTATAAATATTCCAAACTATGATGACGTGCGGCAAAACGTTGGCTTCAAAAATGTGTCTTTAGGTAATGTGGTCAGTGCCCCAATCAAAGACCAGAACCCTACCTTTTTATCTGATACAGATGGAGAGATATTCAATAAGTATTACATTGATGCATATGAGGTGCAGGTCGGTATTCACGAGCTCTTGGGCCATGGCTCTGGCAAACTATTGTCTGAGCTACCAGATGGTTCCTTCAACTTTGACATAAAAAATCCGCCACTCGGAGTTGACGGAAAACCTGTTTCTACATACTATGCCAAGGGTGAAACTTGGGCCTCCAAGTTTGGGCCGTTGGCCGGCCCATTTGAAGAGTGTCGTGCTGAGGTCATTTCCATGTATCTCTATACTAATCGAGAACTATTGTCAATCTTTGGCTTCACCACCAAAGAGGAGCAAGATAAAATCATCTACACTTCCTATCTCGTAATGATTCGGTCAGGCTTGATGGCCTTGGACTTTTGGGACCCCGCTACCAAGAATTGGGGCCAGGCTCATATGCAGGCTCGTTTCTCTATCTTGAAGACATTTTTGGAATATTCCCCAAACAAAGAATTACTGAAACTAACCTACTCTCAATCTGACTTTGATGATCTAAAGATTGAGTTACGTGCTGACCTCATTGAAACCGCTGGCCACGAGTCAATGAAGGATTATTTGAGACACTTGCACATATACAAGGCAACTGGTGATTTTGAGAATGGGTCGAAGTACTTCGTTGATAGAAGCACCGTCACGCCCGAATTGGCAAAGTTTAGGGACGTGGTGCGCAAGAAGAAGCTTCCACGGAGACAGTTTATCCAGGCCAATTCGGTTTTGAATACTAAGGGACAAGTTTTGTTGCGCGAATACAAGTCAAATTTTGAAGGAATGATTGAGTCTTTCGTTGAGAGAGAATACTAA
- the GPM3 gene encoding phosphoglycerate mutase family protein GPM3 (Syntenic homolog of Saccharomyces cerevisiae YOL056W (GPM3) and YDL021W (GPM2)) encodes MTENRKTVKLFLLRHGESELNHAKIFCGWIDAHLTDKGKDQARSSASLIASFCREHGIEPPLVGYTSRLLRTIETMQVIMKELRRAAVFQTVVDTADALAVVDKVTAAGQTPVLQVWTLNERHYGSWQGQRKSSVLEQFGKSDYMLIRRDYNGRPPAVDLGREMIQEDNEQGPLTGYDFKEPNRRLKYGPELEKAIELPRNESLADVIKRLAPFLNEVVLKLLHELGESAIIVAHGSTVRSVLKILANISEEDIKDIDIPTGNPLVIELNASDMSFVRHFYLDPESARKEAENVRNEGCN; translated from the coding sequence ATGACGGAGAATAGGAAGACGGTCAAGCTGTTTCTTCTTCGGCATGGCGAGTCAGAGCTGAACCATGCGAAAATATTCTGTGGGTGGATCGATGCCCACCTTACAGATAAAGGAAAGGACCAGGCGAGAAGTTCAGCATCTCTTATCGCCTCGTTTTGCAGGGAGCATGGAATTGAACCTCCACTCGTAGGTTATACATCGAGGCTACTTCGGACTATTGAAACCATGCAAGTGATCATGAAGGAGCTTCGCAGAGCGGCCGTTTTCCAAACCGTTGTAGATACCGCGGACGCATTAGCAGTAGTTGACAAGGTAACTGCAGCCGGCCAGACCCCTGTTCTACAAGTTTGGACGCTAAATGAACGCCACTATGGTTCCTGGCAGGGTCAAAGAAAGTCAAGTGTTTTAGAACAGTTTGGGAAGAGTGATTACATGCTCATCAGAAGAGACTACAATGGGCGGCCACCTGCCGTTGATTTAGGTAGGGAGATGATCCAGGAGGATAACGAACAAGGGCCACTGACAGGCTACGACTTCAAGGAGCCCAACCGCCGGCTCAAGTATGGGCCAGAGCTTGAAAAAGCAATTGAACTTCCTCGTAACGAATCTCTAGCGGATGTTATCAAAAGATTGGCACCCTTCTTAAATGAAGTTGTGCTGAAATTACTTCATGAATTAGGAGAAAGTGCCATTATAGTAGCACATGGAAGTACAGTAAGGTCTGTTCTTAAGATTTTAGCAAACATCTCGGAAGAGGACATAAAGGACATTGATATTCCTACCGGAAATCCTCTGGTCATCGAACTGAACGCAAGTGACATGTCTTTCGTTCGGCACTTTTATTTAGACCCCGAATCTGCTAGGAAGGAGGCGGAGAACGTGCGAAACGAAGGTTGTAACTGA
- the ARG1 gene encoding argininosuccinate synthase (Syntenic homolog of Saccharomyces cerevisiae YOL058W (ARG1)), with protein sequence MARGKVCLAYSGGLDTSVILAWLLEQGYEVVAFMANVGQEEDFQAAEEKALKIGASKFVCVDCREQFVTDVLFPAVQVNAVYEDVYLLGTSLARPVIAKAQIDIAEQEHCFAVAHGCTGKGNDQIRFELAFYALKPDVQVIAPWRDPAFFDRFAGRNDLLEYAAEKQIPVAQTKAKPWSTDENEAHISYEAGILEDPDVTPPADMWKLTTDPLQAPSEPEDVTLVFKEGVPTQMIYKDGEASKPLDIFLAASKVARRNGVGRIDIVENRYINLKSRGCYEQAPLTLLRRAHVDLEGLTLDKEVRHLRDQFVTPTYSRLLYNGSYFSPECEYIRSMIKPSQITVNGQVRLRLYKGNVIVLGRSSETENLYDATESSMDELTGFQPTDTTGFIAIQAIRMKKYGQSKKDKGESLTL encoded by the coding sequence ATGGCACGCGGAAAGGTTTGCTTGGCATACTCAGGAGGCCTGGACACTTCGGTGATCCTCGCCTGGTTACTGGAGCAGGGTTATGAAGTTGTAGCGTTTATGGCTAATGTTGGGCAAGAGGAAGATTTCCAGGCTGCGGAAGAGAAGGCATTGAAGATAGGAGCATCCAAGTTTGTGTGCGTTGACTGCCGTGAGCAGTTCGTGACGGATGTCTTGTTTCCTGCGGTGCAGGTGAACGCGGTGTACGAAGATGTTTATCTACTGGGGACGTCGCTTGCACGGCCCGTGATTGCCAAGGCACAGATTGACATCGCGGAGCAGGAGCATTGTTTTGCGGTCGCTCACGGATGCACTGGGAAGGGCAACGATCAGATCCGGTTTGAGCTTGCGTTCTACGCGCTGAAGCCAGACGTCCAGGTTATCGCGCCATGGCGGGACCCTGCGTTTTTCGACCGGTTTGCAGGTAGAAATGACTTGCTAGAGTATGCGGCAGAGAAACAGATACCTGTTGCGCAGACCAAGGCCAAACCGTGGTCTACCGACGAGAACGAGGCGCATATATCGTACGAGGCTGGAATTTTGGAGGATCCCGATGTCACACCACCGGCAGACATGTGGAAGCTCACGACAGACCCGCTTCAAGCACCAAGTGAGCCTGAGGACGTGACGTTGGTGTTCAAGGAGGGTGTCCCCACTCAGATGATTTACAAGGATGGAGAGGCGAGCAAACCGTTGGATATTTTTCTTGCGGCTTCCAAAGTGGCGCGTAGAAACGGCGTTGGCAGAATCGACATCGTGGAAAACCGTTACATCAACCTGAAGTCGCGTGGCTGCTACGAACAGGCACCACTGACACTCCTGCGCCGGGCCCACGTGGATCTCGAGGGTCTCACCCTGGACAAAGAAGTTCGGCATTTGCGTGACCAATTTGTTACGCCGACTTACTCTCGCCTCCTCTACAATGGCTCCTACTTTTCTCCGGAATGCGAGTATATCCGTAGCATGATTAAGCCATCCCAAATTACGGTAAATGGCCAGGTTCGCTTGAGACTTTACAAGGGTAATGTCATTGTGTTGGGCAGGTCCTCGGAAACTGAGAACTTGTATGATGCGACGGAGTCCTCCATGGACGAATTGACCGGATTCCAGCCGACTGATACCACTGGTTTCATCGCTATTCAAGCAATTCGCATGAAAAAGTACGGTCAATCCAAGAAGGACAAAGGTGAATCCCTGACTTTGTAA
- the RPN4 gene encoding stress-regulated transcription factor RPN4 (Syntenic homolog of Saccharomyces cerevisiae YDL020C (RPN4)), whose translation MSTAELELRRTLADVLDDELRMPDHWNASSHANKSFEDLLILPQEHQEYPLSSPMFKHYAGTYPLGAGTVATGSLNSAMPSHLLASHAPMIDDTHAGYVVADGAAAATANIFNKYADPTLTTTHANGESAASLQQPQGSANAPPLQQNVHSVSGQQQTVPHAGVAKTLGSGCMLTPIQPTISLHSVMDAGSSYMPRLSSACTPVLPNLPSSATATANSAQSAATATSYNQISPSKYNLIDDHQTRIAEQRELELLDDEDYIRDYYMEENGHKMNYFWPLQDNISNSQVHMHDPMQQLFDQDFDDDLSDDDDDDSNSLELLGEDYDDEDRDNDDSQIFDRTRKLNFNPSVSSYLRPLLNSESFVDTEIVADETNGDEFNYCGDDDDNESSVFDDDTLFEGKGARKPSVVCAEKLSREQTAFDAKFLTPSPGADFAGKSQSPVVVSVPIPVKKSSKGPNTAKAEQAGLISPVHNSSTKLIKRLAANRRKSAAAGAAPHVSKKASTPSGGTSSTSNGSSNTSMTASASPMVHHSHSGYHESNCHSSSSNDINEEHTCQLINSITKQPCLKKFSRPYDLIRHQKTIHATKKKIFRCLICIQEHGTEGYQRTFSRGDALSRHVKVKHELVGEEAQKVIQFAKENVEYVEA comes from the coding sequence ATGAGCACGGCGGAATTGGAGCTGCGGAGGACGCTGGCCGACGTGCTGGACGACGAGCTCCGGATGCCAGACCACTGGAATGCCTCAAGCCACGCGAACAAGTCGTTCGAGGACCTGCTGATCTTGCCACAGGAGCACCAGGAGTACCCGCTGTCGAGCCCAATGTTCAAACACTACGCGGGGACGTACCCGTTGGGGGCGGGGACGGTGGCCACAGGGTCACTGAACTCGGCCATGCCGTCGCACCTGCTGGCCAGCCACGCGCCGATGATAGACGATACACATGCGGGCTACGTGGTTGCggacggcgcggcggccgcgacTGCGAACATTTTCAACAAGTACGCGGACCCCACACTGACGACCACGCACGCGAATGGCGAGTCTGCTGCGTCGCTGCAACAGCCGCAGGGCTCGGCCAATGCGCCGCCACTGCAGCAAAACGTGCACTCGGTGTccgggcagcagcagacaGTGCCGCATGCAGGCGTTGCTAAGACGCTCGGCTCTGGTTGCATGCTCACTCCGATTCAGCCTACAATATCGCTGCATAGCGTGATGGACGCAGGGAGCTCTTACATGCCCCGGTTGAGTTCAGCGTGCACGCCGGTGCTGCCTAACTTGCCTAGCTCGGCAACGGCAACGGCAAACTCGGCACAGTCGGCAGCAACAGCCACTAGCTATAACCAGATTTCGCCAAGCAAGTACAACCTCATTGATGATCACCAGACCCGTATTGCAGAACAGCGGGAACTTGAACTGCTAGATGATGAAGACTATATCAGAGACTACTATATGGAGGAGAATGGCCATAAGATGAATTACTTTTGGCCTCTGCAAGATAATATTAGTAATTCCCAGGTACACATGCACGACCCGATGCAGCAGCTTTTTGACCAAGATTTCGACGATGACCtcagcgacgacgacgacgacgattCCAACTCCTTGGAGCTCCTAGGCGAAGATTACGACGATGAGGATCGTGACAACGATGACTCGCAAATATTCGACCGCACCCGGAAATTAAACTTCAACCCGTCCGTGTCGTCGTACCTGCGTCCGCTTCTTAACTCCGAATCTTTTGTTGACACAGAGATAGTAGCCGATGAAACAAACGGTGACGAGTTCAATTACTGTGGGGATGACGACGACAACGAGTCTTCCGTCTTTGACGATGATACCTTGTTTGAGGGAAAGGGCGCCCGGAAGCCCAGTGTTGTTTGCGCCGAGAAATTATCGCGGGAGCAGACCGCCTTCGACGCGAAGTTTCTAACTCCGTCGCCTGGGGCCGATTTCGCTGGAAAGTCGCAATCGCCGGTGGTTGTGTCTGTTCCAATTCCTGTTAAGAAATCCTCCAAGGGACCCAACACTGCCAAGGCTGAACAGGCAGGGCTCATTTCCCCAGTGCACAACTCATCTACCAAGCTCATAAAACGTCTAGCCGCTAATCGGCGCAAAtctgcggctgctggcgcggctCCTCATGTCAGTAAAAAGGCGTCTACACCATCAGGCGGCACATCCTCCACCTCTAATGGCTCGTCGAATACTTCGATGACGGCATCAGCCAGTCCAATGGTCCACCATTCGCATTCCGGTTACCACGAGAGTAATTGCCACAGTAGCTCCTCGAATGATATAAACGAAGAACATACATGCCAGTTGATTAATTCAATTACTAAACAACCGTGTTTGAAGAAATTTTCCAGACCTTACGATCTGATCAGGCATCAAAAAACCATTCATGCAACCAAAAAAAAGATATTTCGCTGTCTCATCTGTATCCAAGAGCACGGTACGGAGGGCTATCAGCGTACCTTTTCGCGTGGTGACGCATTGAGCCGGCATGTCAAGGTCAAGCACGAATTAGTTGGTGAAGAAGCTCAGAAAGTCATTCAATTTGCTAAGGAGAACGTTGAATACGTGGAAGCATAA